A window of Festucalex cinctus isolate MCC-2025b chromosome 6, RoL_Fcin_1.0, whole genome shotgun sequence contains these coding sequences:
- the ndufb6 gene encoding NADH dehydrogenase [ubiquinone] 1 beta subcomplex subunit 6, producing MSGYTPDEKLRLDQLAQLRRQWLKDQELSPREPVVQAKPPGAVAKFWERFLEPKSLWRLYTYKAYRGSYLTLTRVLIPAWIVHYVVKYHSAEKPYGIVALKPRLFPGDTIMETGEVVPELPESHGHH from the exons ATGTCTGGCTACACTCCGGACGAGAAGCTCCGTTTGGACCAGCTCGCACAGCTCCGAAGGCAGTGGCTGAAGGACCAGGAACTCAGTCCAAGGGAGCCCGTGGTACAGGCGAAACCGCCCGGCGCCGTCGCCAAATTCTGGGAACGTTTTCTGGAGCCCAAAAGCCTGTGGAGGCTCTAC ACATACAAAGCCTACAGAGGGAGTTACCTCACATTAACTCGCGTTTTGATTCCTGCTTGGATTGTCCACTACGTCGTCAAATACCACTCTGCT GAAAAACCATACGGCATTGTAGCATTGAAACCGAGACTTTTCCCA ggtgACACTATTATGGAGACGGGTGAAGTTGTTCCGGAACTCCCCGAGAGCCACGGTCATCATTGA